Proteins encoded within one genomic window of Brenneria nigrifluens DSM 30175 = ATCC 13028:
- a CDS encoding LysE family translocator, whose product MLIGTFFPANFPTLALAHFVALLSPGPDFFLLTAYAIRYRLRGSAGICLGIALGNGIYILLAAIGWAGMRHATRLFTLMELGGACYLLWIGYQLLTSRASHRLSSMRQADGCPSVARQILLGLGSALLNPKNMLFYISLMTTILGQHVTLTQQMVSGGWMFSVVLGWDLLVAALMTLPLVQRRLERYLHPVERGAGVILLGFGLILLFNR is encoded by the coding sequence ATGTTAATCGGTACATTTTTCCCCGCCAATTTTCCCACGCTGGCGCTGGCTCATTTTGTGGCCCTGCTGAGCCCCGGCCCGGACTTCTTCCTGTTAACCGCTTACGCCATTCGTTACCGTTTACGCGGCAGCGCCGGGATCTGTCTGGGCATTGCGCTGGGAAACGGTATTTATATTCTGCTGGCGGCCATCGGCTGGGCGGGTATGCGGCATGCAACGCGGCTGTTTACCCTTATGGAACTGGGCGGCGCCTGCTATCTGCTGTGGATCGGTTATCAACTGCTGACAAGCCGCGCGTCGCATCGGCTATCGTCCATGCGGCAGGCGGACGGCTGCCCGTCCGTTGCCCGGCAAATTCTGCTGGGGCTGGGTTCCGCGCTGCTGAACCCCAAAAATATGCTGTTTTACATCAGCCTGATGACCACGATCCTCGGTCAGCATGTCACCCTAACCCAGCAGATGGTCAGCGGCGGCTGGATGTTCTCCGTGGTGCTTGGCTGGGATCTGCTGGTGGCCGCGCTGATGACCCTGCCGCTGGTACAACGACGGCTTGAACGCTATCTGCACCCTGTCGAACGCGGCGCCGGCGTCATTTTGCTCGGCTTCGGCTTGATCTTGCTGTTTAACCGCTGA
- a CDS encoding AraC family transcriptional regulator: protein MSSVHTVDQAYWFSPLLPHVESRSTWRSGHGYKTHSHEQFSIGAIEQGSTLCHYRGEIRRLRAGDLIFIDPRQPHSCNPLPGQTRSYHMLYLDTAWCLKRLSERCGYPVTSLHCRCVTLRDPALFARYQRLIRQLHRGEVAAAEQTLNQLITPLLLQYCSPLAPSEPLPAQPATRHVRQRLLSNLQQAPSLETLAQELNVRRETIVRQFRQDTGITPMAFLNNARIEFAKNLLKNGVPLADAGYQSGFCDQSHFHKIFVRYTAATPGQYRQGRSIFDNK from the coding sequence ATGTCATCCGTTCATACTGTCGATCAAGCATACTGGTTTTCACCGCTACTGCCGCATGTGGAGAGCCGCTCGACCTGGCGCAGCGGCCATGGCTATAAAACACACAGCCATGAACAGTTCTCCATCGGCGCCATCGAACAGGGTTCGACGCTCTGCCATTACCGCGGGGAGATACGCCGGCTACGGGCGGGCGATCTGATTTTTATCGATCCGCGCCAGCCGCACAGCTGTAATCCCCTACCCGGTCAAACCCGCAGCTATCATATGCTGTATCTGGACACGGCATGGTGCCTGAAACGGCTGTCCGAACGCTGCGGCTATCCGGTTACGTCGCTGCACTGCCGCTGCGTCACCCTGCGCGACCCGGCGCTGTTCGCCCGCTATCAACGGCTGATCCGCCAGCTGCATCGCGGGGAGGTGGCGGCGGCGGAACAAACGCTGAACCAGTTGATTACCCCGCTATTGCTGCAATACTGTTCCCCGCTTGCGCCGTCCGAACCGTTGCCCGCGCAGCCTGCCACCCGCCATGTACGCCAGCGTCTGTTGAGCAACCTGCAGCAAGCGCCGTCGCTGGAAACCCTGGCGCAAGAGTTGAATGTGCGGCGGGAAACCATCGTGCGGCAATTTCGCCAGGATACCGGCATCACCCCGATGGCTTTTCTTAATAATGCGCGGATTGAATTCGCCAAAAATCTGCTGAAAAATGGCGTTCCGCTGGCCGATGCCGGCTATCAGAGCGGATTTTGCGATCAAAGCCACTTCCATAAAATCTTCGTGCGATACACGGCGGCAACGCCCGGACAGTATCGTCAGGGGCGATCAATATTTGACAATAAATAA
- the dinG gene encoding ATP-dependent DNA helicase DinG, whose product MALSPAIKLQIGQWYKALQRQIPDFIPRIPQRQMIAEVAKTLAGDYPRHLAIEAPTGVGKTLSYLIPGIAVGRAEEKTLVVSTANVALQDQIFSKDLPLLRTFIPELTFTAAFGRGRYVCPRNLAMLATDADAQGDLTLYLGDELAPSSREEQGKCARIAQALQGHAWDGLRDHYQESIPDGLWRKLSTDKANCLGHNCHYFRECPFFIARREIENADVVVTNHALVMAAMESESVLPNPKHMLLVLDEGHHIPDVARDTLEMSGDVTPAAITLQLEQLVQQIGLCMAQFAPKSPPRLAHGERLTAHCEELRDAAQSFVQLCGLFLPPESAENEYRFPLGKMPEEMRENCIRLFKLTDSLRGLTEYMLNDLSEKTGKHDVVRLHQTLLKMSRLLGYLESLSKLWRLAAMEKSSNAPVSKWLTRDIREGQEHLSLHCAGIRVCDQLEKLLWNNVPHVVVTSATLRSLNSFSRLQELSGLNEPAGDRFLALDSPFNHREQGRLVIPKMRHEPLLKSEPQHIAEMARFFRTELQRGKHRGLLMLFASQRAMQLFLTQVADLRLMLLVQGDKPRYRLVELHRQRVEEGKTSVLIGLQSFAEGLDLKGELLSQVHIHKIAFPPIDSPVILTEGEWLKSLKRQPFVVQSLPNASFSLIQQVGRLIRSHECFGEIVIYDRRLLTKGYGVQLLGALPVFPIEEREMPDKG is encoded by the coding sequence ATGGCGCTGTCCCCCGCAATAAAACTGCAGATCGGCCAATGGTATAAGGCCCTGCAACGGCAGATCCCGGATTTTATTCCCCGCATACCTCAACGACAGATGATTGCCGAAGTGGCGAAAACGCTGGCGGGCGACTACCCGCGTCATCTGGCCATCGAAGCCCCGACCGGAGTGGGCAAAACGCTGTCATATCTGATCCCCGGCATCGCGGTCGGACGGGCGGAAGAAAAAACGCTGGTGGTCAGTACGGCGAACGTGGCCTTGCAGGATCAGATCTTCAGTAAAGATTTACCGCTGTTGCGCACGTTTATCCCCGAACTGACCTTCACCGCGGCGTTTGGCCGCGGACGCTATGTGTGCCCGCGCAATCTGGCGATGCTGGCGACGGACGCTGATGCGCAGGGCGATTTAACCCTCTATCTGGGCGATGAGTTAGCGCCGTCCAGCCGCGAGGAACAGGGCAAGTGCGCGCGTATCGCCCAGGCGTTGCAAGGCCACGCCTGGGACGGCCTGCGCGATCACTATCAGGAATCCATCCCCGACGGCCTGTGGCGCAAACTCAGCACCGACAAGGCCAATTGCCTGGGCCATAACTGCCATTATTTCCGCGAGTGTCCGTTTTTCATCGCCCGGCGCGAGATTGAAAACGCGGATGTGGTGGTGACCAACCACGCGCTGGTGATGGCGGCGATGGAAAGCGAATCGGTGTTGCCGAACCCGAAACATATGCTGCTGGTGCTGGATGAAGGGCACCATATTCCCGACGTCGCCCGCGATACGCTGGAAATGTCCGGCGACGTTACGCCCGCCGCCATCACCCTACAGCTGGAACAGCTGGTGCAGCAGATTGGGCTGTGTATGGCGCAGTTTGCGCCGAAGTCGCCGCCGCGCCTGGCGCACGGCGAACGGCTGACCGCCCATTGCGAGGAGCTGCGCGACGCGGCGCAGTCGTTTGTGCAGCTGTGCGGGCTGTTTTTGCCGCCGGAGAGCGCGGAAAACGAGTACCGCTTTCCGCTGGGAAAAATGCCGGAAGAGATGCGCGAAAACTGTATCCGCCTGTTTAAGCTTACCGATAGCCTGCGCGGGCTGACGGAATATATGCTCAACGACCTCAGCGAGAAAACCGGCAAACATGACGTGGTGCGTCTACACCAGACGCTGCTGAAAATGAGCCGGCTGCTGGGCTATCTGGAGTCGCTGAGCAAACTATGGCGTCTGGCGGCGATGGAAAAATCCTCCAATGCGCCGGTATCCAAATGGCTTACCCGCGATATCCGCGAGGGACAGGAGCACCTATCGTTGCACTGCGCCGGCATCCGCGTATGCGACCAGTTGGAAAAGCTGTTGTGGAACAATGTGCCGCATGTGGTGGTGACCTCGGCGACGCTGCGTTCGCTGAACAGTTTTTCGCGCTTGCAGGAGCTGTCCGGCCTGAATGAGCCGGCCGGCGACCGCTTTCTGGCGCTGGATTCGCCGTTTAATCACCGTGAACAGGGGCGTTTGGTGATCCCGAAAATGCGCCACGAACCGCTGCTGAAAAGCGAACCGCAGCATATTGCCGAAATGGCGCGCTTTTTCCGCACCGAACTGCAACGGGGCAAACATCGCGGCCTGCTGATGCTGTTCGCCAGCCAGCGCGCCATGCAGCTTTTCCTGACGCAGGTCGCCGACCTGCGTCTGATGCTGCTGGTTCAGGGCGATAAACCGCGCTATCGGCTGGTTGAGCTACACCGCCAGCGGGTGGAGGAAGGGAAAACCAGCGTACTTATCGGTTTGCAGTCTTTTGCCGAAGGACTGGATCTGAAAGGCGAGCTGCTTTCCCAGGTGCACATTCATAAAATCGCTTTCCCGCCGATTGACAGTCCGGTCATTCTCACCGAAGGCGAGTGGCTGAAAAGCCTGAAACGTCAGCCGTTCGTGGTGCAAAGTCTTCCCAACGCCTCATTCAGCCTTATTCAGCAGGTTGGGCGGCTGATCCGCAGCCATGAGTGCTTCGGCGAAATCGTCATTTACGATCGCCGCTTGCTGACCAAAGGCTATGGCGTCCAACTGCTGGGCGCTTTGCCCGTCTTCCCGATTGAAGAACGGGAAATGCCGGATAAAGGCTGA
- the yghX gene encoding YghX family hydrolase, protein MTRLTAQDFPAELLEFYDYYAHGKITKRQFLDLAAKYAVGGVTAIALLGLMSPDYALAQQVEFTDPDIVAEYITYPSPNGHGSVRGYLVRPANAAGRVAGVVVAHENRGLNPYIEDVARRVAKAGFIALAPDGLSSVGGYPGNDDKGRELQQQVDPAKLMNDFFAAVEFLMRHEQTGGKVGITGFCYGGGVANAAAVAYPELGAAVPFYGRQPKPEDVPRIKAPLLIHYAEQDARINEGWPAYEAALKAANKNYEAYIYPGVHHGFHNDSTPRYDQAAAELAWERTIGWFRRYLV, encoded by the coding sequence ATGACCCGCCTCACTGCGCAAGACTTTCCTGCGGAACTGCTCGAATTCTATGATTATTATGCCCATGGCAAGATCACCAAACGCCAGTTTCTCGACCTTGCGGCAAAATACGCCGTCGGCGGGGTGACGGCGATCGCGCTCCTCGGCCTGATGAGTCCTGACTATGCCCTCGCCCAGCAGGTTGAATTTACCGATCCGGATATCGTCGCCGAGTACATCACCTATCCCTCCCCCAACGGACACGGCAGCGTGCGCGGTTATCTGGTGCGTCCGGCCAACGCCGCCGGACGGGTCGCCGGCGTGGTGGTCGCCCATGAGAACCGGGGACTTAACCCCTATATTGAGGATGTGGCGCGCCGCGTCGCCAAGGCGGGATTTATCGCGCTGGCGCCTGATGGACTGAGTTCCGTCGGCGGTTATCCCGGCAACGATGATAAAGGGCGCGAACTTCAGCAGCAGGTCGATCCCGCTAAATTGATGAACGACTTCTTTGCGGCGGTCGAGTTTTTGATGCGTCATGAGCAGACCGGCGGCAAGGTGGGCATTACCGGCTTCTGCTATGGCGGCGGCGTCGCCAATGCCGCGGCGGTGGCCTATCCCGAACTGGGGGCGGCGGTGCCTTTTTACGGCAGACAGCCGAAGCCGGAAGATGTGCCGCGCATCAAGGCGCCGTTGCTGATCCACTATGCGGAACAGGATGCCCGCATCAATGAGGGCTGGCCCGCTTATGAGGCGGCGCTCAAGGCGGCAAACAAAAATTATGAAGCCTATATCTATCCCGGCGTTCATCACGGCTTCCACAACGACTCCACCCCGCGCTATGACCAGGCGGCGGCCGAGCTTGCCTGGGAACGCACCATCGGCTGGTTTCGTCGCTACCTGGTATGA
- the ybiB gene encoding DNA-binding protein YbiB, which translates to MDYTKVIKEVGRGKNHARDLDQETAYKLYCLMLNGDVPELELGGLLIALRIKGESESEMRGFYQAMSERVLRLRPPEKGPMPVVIPSYNGARRQANLTPLLALLLAKLGYPVVVHGVSDDPTRVTSAEILHNLGISAVESAEQAQRLLDKGEPLFIPISLLCPPIDRQLQLRWRMGVRNSSHTLAKLATPFAEGGALRLASVSHPEYISRVATFFRDIEGRALLMHGTEGEVYASPQRCPEIHFIHQQKTQVLQLRQDIAPAPDGLPIAKDAATTARWTAQCLAGEIALPQAIRLQLACCLVAGGDAPSMEQAVANIRKRLG; encoded by the coding sequence ATGGATTACACCAAAGTGATTAAAGAGGTCGGGCGCGGTAAAAATCATGCCCGCGATTTGGATCAGGAGACGGCGTATAAACTTTATTGTCTGATGTTGAATGGCGATGTGCCGGAGCTTGAGCTGGGCGGGTTGCTGATTGCCTTGCGCATCAAAGGCGAGTCTGAATCCGAGATGCGCGGTTTTTATCAGGCGATGAGCGAGCGGGTGCTGCGCCTGCGGCCGCCGGAGAAGGGGCCGATGCCGGTGGTGATCCCCAGTTATAACGGGGCGAGAAGACAGGCCAATCTGACGCCGCTGCTGGCGCTTCTGCTGGCGAAACTGGGGTATCCGGTGGTGGTTCACGGCGTGAGCGACGATCCCACCCGCGTTACCAGCGCCGAGATATTGCACAATCTGGGGATCTCCGCGGTGGAAAGCGCCGAACAGGCGCAACGGCTGCTGGATAAGGGCGAGCCGCTGTTTATTCCCATCTCGCTGCTGTGTCCGCCAATCGACCGACAGTTGCAGCTGCGCTGGCGTATGGGCGTGCGCAACAGCAGCCATACCTTGGCCAAGCTGGCCACGCCGTTTGCCGAAGGCGGCGCGCTGCGGCTCGCCAGCGTTTCCCACCCGGAGTATATTTCCCGCGTCGCCACGTTCTTTCGCGATATTGAGGGGCGCGCGTTACTGATGCACGGCACCGAGGGTGAAGTGTACGCCAGCCCGCAGCGCTGCCCGGAAATTCATTTTATACATCAGCAGAAAACGCAGGTTCTGCAATTGCGTCAGGATATTGCGCCGGCGCCGGATGGTTTGCCGATAGCGAAAGATGCGGCGACAACGGCGCGCTGGACGGCGCAATGTCTGGCGGGGGAGATAGCGTTGCCGCAGGCGATTCGTCTGCAACTGGCCTGCTGTCTGGTGGCCGGCGGCGACGCGCCGTCGATGGAGCAGGCGGTGGCAAACATCAGAAAACGTCTGGGTTAA
- a CDS encoding M3 family metallopeptidase produces the protein MQQAVDYFNALNRDYLAVHQTKEDLFWQLYMGTGDEEVSARFSAAESAYKRFIAQPQRLVELRHHLAALEDSPANDEQRALLHGLRGWYRFFDCNVIEDAKAQALMDEIIAAESALYAKRKGYEMTHLDANGERVAASLGELLTNQATNDNEAYRQSSQQALRDLEQWLLRNGFPELIGLRNRFARQMGYRNYFDYKVNKTERMTPEQLFAILDPFEKQTWEANARSLKELAAAKGPQALQPWNIRYASAGDVTRQLDPYFPFSASLERWINSFKRLHIGFNGAEMQLDLLVRKGKYENGFMHGPVPPFFQQGEWIPARINFTSLAKPDQVGSGAGGINTLFHEGGHAAHFANIRQNAPSFSQEFPPTSMAYAETQSMFCDSLLHDADWLKRYAKNRQGEVIPDELIRADIRTRQPMRAFNERHILLVPYFEWELYSWSDEQRTPEAITKLARDIEQRILGIGGSPRPTLAIPHLLSMESACSYQGYLLALMAVEQTRHYFLQRDGYLSDNAAIGPDLARHYWLPGNSVSHDDTLRSLTGEGFNPAYLAQACNLTVEEAWQRAEAAIAQASQRPQPAADFDLAARIRIVDGSRVIADNQQGDEVMCRDFAAFIEREYGR, from the coding sequence ATGCAACAGGCTGTGGATTATTTTAATGCGCTGAACCGCGACTATCTTGCGGTTCACCAAACCAAAGAAGATCTGTTTTGGCAGCTGTATATGGGAACCGGGGACGAGGAGGTATCGGCCCGTTTTTCCGCGGCGGAAAGCGCTTATAAACGTTTTATCGCCCAGCCGCAGCGGCTGGTTGAATTACGCCATCATCTTGCCGCGCTGGAGGATAGCCCGGCGAATGACGAACAGCGGGCGTTGCTGCACGGTCTGCGCGGGTGGTATCGCTTTTTTGACTGCAACGTGATTGAAGATGCCAAGGCCCAGGCGCTGATGGATGAGATCATCGCGGCGGAAAGCGCGCTGTACGCCAAGCGTAAAGGCTATGAAATGACGCATCTGGACGCCAACGGCGAGCGGGTCGCGGCTTCACTGGGCGAACTGCTGACCAACCAGGCGACGAATGATAACGAAGCGTATCGGCAGAGCTCGCAACAGGCGCTGCGCGACCTGGAACAATGGCTGCTTCGTAACGGTTTCCCGGAGCTTATCGGCCTGCGCAACCGCTTTGCCCGCCAGATGGGATACCGTAACTATTTCGATTACAAGGTGAATAAAACCGAGCGCATGACCCCGGAACAGCTTTTCGCCATTCTCGACCCGTTCGAAAAGCAAACCTGGGAGGCGAACGCCCGCAGCCTGAAGGAGTTGGCCGCCGCAAAAGGGCCGCAGGCGTTACAGCCGTGGAATATTCGCTATGCCAGCGCCGGCGACGTAACCCGTCAGCTCGATCCCTATTTCCCGTTCTCCGCCTCGCTGGAACGCTGGATAAACAGTTTCAAGCGTCTGCATATCGGCTTTAACGGGGCGGAAATGCAGCTCGACCTGTTGGTGCGCAAGGGCAAGTACGAAAATGGCTTTATGCACGGCCCGGTGCCGCCTTTTTTTCAGCAGGGAGAGTGGATCCCGGCGCGGATTAATTTTACCAGTCTGGCGAAGCCGGATCAGGTCGGCAGCGGCGCCGGCGGCATCAATACTCTGTTTCATGAGGGCGGACACGCCGCGCATTTCGCCAATATTCGCCAGAACGCCCCCAGTTTTTCACAGGAGTTTCCGCCGACCTCCATGGCTTATGCGGAGACGCAGTCCATGTTCTGCGATAGTCTGCTGCACGACGCCGACTGGCTGAAACGCTATGCGAAAAACCGGCAGGGCGAGGTCATTCCTGATGAGCTGATCCGCGCCGATATCCGCACGCGCCAGCCGATGCGCGCATTTAACGAGCGCCATATTCTGCTGGTGCCCTATTTTGAATGGGAACTCTATTCCTGGAGCGACGAGCAGCGCACGCCGGAGGCGATAACCAAACTGGCGCGGGATATCGAACAACGTATTCTGGGGATTGGCGGCAGCCCGCGGCCCACGCTGGCGATCCCCCATCTGCTGTCGATGGAGTCGGCCTGTTCCTATCAGGGATATCTGCTGGCGCTGATGGCGGTGGAGCAAACGCGGCATTACTTCCTGCAGCGGGACGGTTATCTGAGCGACAATGCGGCGATCGGCCCCGACCTGGCGCGGCATTACTGGCTGCCCGGCAATAGCGTCAGCCATGACGATACCTTGCGCAGTCTGACGGGCGAAGGTTTCAACCCCGCTTATCTGGCGCAGGCGTGCAACCTGACGGTGGAAGAGGCCTGGCAGCGGGCGGAAGCGGCCATCGCGCAGGCGTCGCAGCGCCCGCAGCCCGCGGCGGATTTCGACCTGGCCGCCCGTATCCGCATTGTCGACGGCAGCCGGGTGATTGCCGATAATCAGCAGGGTGACGAGGTGATGTGCCGGGATTTCGCCGCGTTTATCGAACGGGAATATGGTCGGTAA
- the glnQ gene encoding glutamine ABC transporter ATP-binding protein GlnQ — protein sequence MIEFKNVSKHFGQTKVLHDIDLKINQGEVVVIIGPSGSGKSTLLRCINKLEEITSGELIVDGLSVSDPQVDERLIRQEAGMVFQQFYLFPHLTALENVAFGPIRVRGAGKAQAEKLARELLAKVGLSERTHHYPSELSGGQQQRVAIARALAVKPKLMLFDEPTSALDPELRHEVLTVMKDLAEEGMTMVIVTHEVGFAHKVASRLIFIDKGRIAEDGDPETLIGNPPSDRLREFLQHVS from the coding sequence ATGATTGAATTTAAAAATGTTTCTAAACACTTTGGTCAAACCAAAGTTTTACACGACATCGATCTGAAGATTAATCAGGGTGAAGTGGTGGTGATTATCGGCCCTTCCGGCTCCGGTAAATCCACGCTGTTGCGCTGTATCAACAAGCTGGAAGAGATTACCAGCGGAGAGCTGATTGTCGACGGTCTGAGCGTTAGCGATCCGCAGGTCGATGAGCGCCTGATCCGTCAGGAAGCCGGGATGGTATTTCAGCAGTTCTACCTGTTTCCGCATCTTACCGCGCTGGAAAACGTGGCGTTCGGCCCTATCCGGGTGCGCGGCGCCGGTAAAGCGCAGGCGGAAAAGCTGGCGCGGGAGCTGCTGGCGAAAGTGGGACTCTCTGAAAGGACGCATCACTACCCGTCCGAACTTTCCGGCGGCCAGCAGCAGCGCGTCGCCATTGCGCGCGCCTTGGCGGTGAAACCTAAGCTGATGCTGTTCGATGAACCGACCTCGGCGCTGGATCCCGAGCTGCGCCATGAGGTGCTGACGGTGATGAAGGATTTGGCGGAAGAAGGGATGACCATGGTTATCGTTACCCATGAGGTGGGGTTTGCGCATAAGGTGGCTTCGCGCCTGATCTTTATCGATAAGGGCCGCATTGCCGAAGATGGCGACCCGGAAACGCTGATTGGCAACCCGCCGAGCGATCGCCTGCGTGAGTTTCTGCAACACGTTTCCTGA
- the glnP gene encoding glutamine ABC transporter permease GlnP: MQFDWSAIWPSLPLLLEGAKMTLLISVLGLLGGLVIGVLAGFARAYGGWFSSRIALVFIEIIRGTPIVVQVMFIYFALPMIFTSVRIDPFAAAVVTIMINSGAYIAEITRGSVLSIHNGFREAGLALGLSRRDTLRHVIAPLALRRMLPPLGNQWIISIKDTSLFIVIGVAELTRSGQEIIAGNFRALEIWSAVAVIYLFITLVLSFILRRLERRLKII; encoded by the coding sequence ATGCAGTTTGACTGGAGCGCTATCTGGCCTTCTCTGCCGCTTTTGCTGGAAGGGGCGAAAATGACCCTGCTGATCTCGGTATTGGGTCTGCTGGGCGGCTTGGTTATCGGTGTTCTCGCGGGCTTTGCCCGCGCATACGGCGGCTGGTTTTCCAGCCGTATCGCACTGGTGTTTATTGAAATCATCCGCGGTACGCCGATTGTGGTGCAGGTGATGTTTATTTATTTCGCCCTGCCGATGATTTTCACCTCCGTGCGCATCGATCCGTTCGCCGCCGCCGTGGTCACCATTATGATCAACTCCGGCGCCTACATCGCGGAAATCACCCGCGGTTCGGTGCTGTCGATTCATAATGGCTTCCGCGAGGCCGGACTGGCGCTGGGATTGTCACGCCGGGATACGCTGCGCCATGTCATCGCGCCGCTGGCGCTGCGCCGTATGCTGCCTCCGCTGGGCAATCAGTGGATCATCAGCATCAAAGACACCTCGCTGTTTATCGTTATCGGCGTGGCGGAACTGACCCGTTCGGGTCAGGAAATCATCGCCGGTAATTTCCGCGCGCTGGAAATCTGGAGCGCGGTAGCGGTGATTTATCTGTTTATCACGCTGGTGCTCAGCTTCATCCTGCGTCGTCTGGAAAGAAGACTTAAGATTATATGA
- the glnH gene encoding glutamine ABC transporter substrate-binding protein GlnH, which translates to MKSLLKASLAALTLTLSISSYAAEKQLIVATDTAFVPFEFKQGDKYVGFDIDLWDAIAKQLNVSYTLKPMDFGGIIPALQTRNVDLALAGITITEERKKAVDFSDGYYNSGLLVMVKADNNDIKSEQDLAGKVLAVKGGTGSVDYAKANIKTKDLRQFPNIDNAYMELGTNRADAVLHDTPNILYFIKTAGNGQFKAVGDSIKAQQYGIAFPQGSDLRDKVNGALKTLQENGTYAAIYKKWFGVEPK; encoded by the coding sequence ATGAAATCACTACTGAAAGCCTCTCTGGCTGCGTTGACGCTGACCCTGAGTATTTCCAGCTACGCGGCGGAGAAACAACTTATCGTCGCCACCGATACCGCCTTTGTTCCCTTTGAATTTAAGCAGGGCGACAAGTATGTCGGGTTTGACATCGACCTGTGGGACGCCATCGCCAAACAGCTTAATGTAAGCTATACCCTGAAGCCGATGGATTTCGGCGGCATCATCCCCGCGCTGCAAACCCGTAATGTCGATCTGGCCTTGGCGGGCATCACCATCACCGAAGAGCGCAAAAAGGCCGTCGACTTCTCTGACGGTTATTACAACAGTGGCCTGCTGGTGATGGTGAAGGCCGATAACAACGACATCAAGAGCGAGCAAGATCTGGCGGGAAAAGTGCTGGCCGTAAAAGGCGGCACCGGTTCGGTTGATTACGCCAAAGCGAATATCAAGACCAAAGATCTGCGTCAGTTCCCGAACATTGACAACGCCTATATGGAATTAGGCACCAACCGCGCCGACGCCGTGCTGCACGATACGCCTAATATCCTCTACTTCATTAAAACCGCCGGTAACGGCCAGTTTAAAGCCGTGGGCGACTCCATCAAGGCCCAGCAATACGGCATCGCTTTCCCGCAAGGCAGCGACCTGCGTGATAAAGTCAACGGCGCGCTGAAAACACTGCAGGAAAATGGCACCTACGCGGCGATCTACAAAAAATGGTTTGGCGTAGAGCCTAAATAA
- a CDS encoding AzlD domain-containing protein codes for MMLSSDLAWIAVIGMALITYLTRALPFAIRKKIKANTGERENGPAVLAALGPSLLAAITVVTVIPGLRDAIEIGISSQLSYLVGVVTTLLILRLSNNSGVAVISGVGAYACIFYLTSMLR; via the coding sequence ATGATGTTGTCGTCTGATTTGGCTTGGATTGCGGTAATCGGCATGGCGCTTATTACCTACCTTACCCGAGCCTTGCCTTTTGCGATCAGAAAAAAAATCAAGGCAAATACAGGTGAACGGGAGAATGGCCCAGCGGTACTAGCGGCGTTAGGTCCGTCATTATTAGCAGCAATCACTGTGGTGACCGTTATTCCCGGTTTACGGGACGCAATAGAGATCGGTATCTCATCGCAATTAAGTTACCTGGTCGGCGTGGTGACAACATTGTTAATACTAAGGTTGTCGAATAATTCAGGAGTGGCCGTTATATCTGGAGTGGGCGCGTACGCATGCATTTTTTACCTAACTTCAATGTTAAGGTGA
- a CDS encoding AzlC family ABC transporter permease, with protein MMTQAKVRWGAIRASLPIVTGYLPIAFAFGMAGVVNGLPPSLLLGMSAFIFAGASQFVLLAAIHSGASWLLVLGLCALMDARHLLYGAVLIPKLPDGLRRQLVTAFTLTDEVFATALVRMSAVEKKQRNLWLGWLGLSSYLSWLVGTALGAFAGVRLSQSVPLLAEAMPFALPALFIVLVHESFNRSSQLPIVISALAASFCYLQGMTALALLAGAVCGCGAVLIRSKYHDVVV; from the coding sequence ATGATGACTCAGGCCAAGGTGCGATGGGGGGCTATCAGAGCATCATTGCCGATTGTTACCGGCTATCTCCCCATTGCTTTTGCCTTCGGCATGGCTGGGGTTGTGAATGGATTACCGCCTTCTCTCCTCCTTGGCATGTCTGCATTTATTTTTGCTGGAGCCAGCCAGTTCGTACTGTTGGCAGCTATCCACTCTGGTGCTTCTTGGCTATTGGTACTGGGCCTATGCGCTTTAATGGATGCTAGGCATTTATTGTATGGCGCAGTACTGATCCCCAAATTGCCGGATGGTCTCCGGCGACAGTTGGTGACGGCTTTTACCCTGACTGATGAGGTGTTTGCCACCGCGTTGGTCAGAATGTCGGCAGTGGAAAAAAAACAGAGAAATCTTTGGCTAGGTTGGCTGGGCCTCAGCAGCTATTTGTCATGGTTGGTGGGTACTGCACTCGGCGCTTTTGCTGGTGTCAGACTCAGCCAGAGCGTACCTCTCTTGGCTGAAGCTATGCCATTTGCTTTGCCAGCACTGTTTATAGTACTGGTTCATGAAAGTTTTAATCGCTCATCTCAATTACCGATCGTTATTTCAGCGTTAGCCGCCTCTTTTTGCTATTTACAGGGGATGACGGCGCTGGCGTTATTGGCCGGTGCGGTATGTGGCTGTGGAGCAGTGCTCATAAGGAGTAAGTATCATGATGTTGTCGTCTGA